In Hahella sp. HNIBRBA332, the genomic window CAACCTGCCCAGCGCCATCGTCGCCCTGGTGTTTTTCTTCCTGTTTCTATACATCGCCAAAGCCCTATCCAACCTGACCCGACGGGTGCTGACGCGTTCATTGGACTCAGTGGAAGTGGCCAATCTGCTTTCCACCATCGTGCATATTGTATTGGTTGCGATCGGCGTCTTCGTCTCACTGGGCTTTGTAGGATTGCAGGGCACTGTCACCTCGCTCCTCGCCGGGGCCGGGATCATTGGTCTGGCGCTGGGTTTTGCGTTTCAGGACCTCACCGAGAACTTTATCGCCGGGATATTTATGGGCGTTCGCAAGCCATTTCGGGTGGGAGATATTGTGGCGACCGCAGATATTATGGGAACCGTAGAGGCGATTAATCTGCGTAATACCCATATCCTGACGTTTTCAGGGCAAAGGGTCATTCTTCCTAATAAAGCCGTATTCACCAACAAACTGACAAACTACTCCATCACCCGTCAACGCCGCCTCGAAATCCAGGTCGGCATTTCTTACGCCGACGACATCGACAAAGCCGCCAAAGTCATCACCAAAGCCATCGACGCTCTGAATTTCAACCGTAACGGCACGGAAACCCAGGTATTCGCCACCGGGTTCGGCGACAGCAGCATCAATTTAGTCGTGTGGTATTGGATCGATTATCCCACCGGAAAAGTGGACTTCATGACCGCCCAGCACAAAGGCGTCGTAGCGGTGAAGAAAGCGCTGGACGAAGCCGATATCCTCATCCCCTTCCCGATCCGCACACTGGATTTTGCGGCGAAAGGCGGCTTGCAGCTTGATCAGATCATCAGCGCTCGCACTGAAGAGATGGAGTCCTCGGCGGCTTAAGTCAGCATGCAGGGAACAACTTAAAATTGATAGCCGTCCTCTTGAGCCTCTAATCCACTGATATGAGGACGGCCGACTCAAAAAGCAAACTCAAGTATATCTTCACTGCCTTGATAGATTTGTAATAAGCCCGATTTCAATTCCTCGAACCTGTTGAAGCCTTCCTTGAAGTAAAAGTGCATCGATTTACCATCCGTCATCTCTACACGAATACCATCGTTGGCGACCACGCATTTCTTTATGCAGTTAAATCCGCCATTAATTTGATCATCAAACTCAAAATAGATTCCATCCTCGGAACCAGTATCCTCAGTCAACCCTCTCTGCCAGAGAATATATCTATCACCATAACCCTCTACAGCCACAATTAGGACATCGTTTTCAACCGTAACAATCTCATATTGGTTGCTCATGATGTAGCCCACCCTTAATTCATTGACTTACTTCCAACAACCGGCGCAGTTTATGCTCCATGCCCCGGCTATATTTATCTGTGTATGCTTTAAACTCCTGAATATCAGCAAGCCATTTTGCTATATACCCTGCATGAGCCTTACTGGATTCCGTTTCCATCAACCACAACCTTTCATACTCACGAATCCTTCCCTTCAGTGAATTATATTTTTCGTAGCAGGGCTCACAGAGAACTTTTCCGTAATAATCTTTTTTCAGCACCTCTATCTCGTACTTTTGTTGCTCCGCAGACCAGATAGTCGTCTTTTTACATTTCCTGCACACATACTGACTGTCGTAATAAAAATCAAATAGTGGGTTATGGAAGTCATGAGAGTTTTTTATGGTTTCAGGCCAAAGCTCTTTATTCGCCTTTACTCTATTCGGTTTTATTTCAGACATACTAAAAGCACATACAGGTTACTATGCATATTGATCATCAACCAGATATTAGGAATCAAGCAGCAGCTCAGCCATAGAGTATTTGCATTCATACCCCATTTCGACAGAGTCCCATCGTATAGAGCCGCGATGCATCCACAGATAATGTTCGGTATTACACGGGGAAACTCTCTCTCCATTGACGAAAGGAAAGATATCTATTTCTTCAATCCTTTCGCCATTTCGCAGTCCAAAATAATACGAACCAACCACTTCGACCTTCATTAGCACAGTATCGGCGACCAAACCATAAAACCGGAAATAAAAGCCTGGATTAAACTCATCCGGCCAGAGCTTTCGTATTTCGAGCTTGCATCCCAAACGCTCACTTAGCTCGTCCAGCTTTTCTTTAGCGGTAAGTTCAATGTCCACTTATGTTAATCCGTCCTATTCAGCATGATTGTTGCCAGAAAGCATAACGACTCGCACGCTCACTACCGTTACGCATTACCCAAAGCGAACGTCTTTCACTCTCTTTTTGAGGTTACCCAGAGCAAACGGTGCTTGGAAATAATCGCATCAATCTTACCTTCTTGCGCCAATTGCTTTAAGCCGTGATTGAAGTCTTGGGAGGTTTTCATAAAGTTCTTCGTTTTCCTGGAGAACATCAGGTATTGATTTTCCACTTTGATCGGAGGGTCGAGCCAGATGAACTTGTTGGCGGAGTCGGGAAATTCCGTGTTGATAATATACTGCCCCATAAACTTATCAATCAGCACAAGATCAATCCAGCCGCGGGAGAGGCTAAGAAGATTCTGGCGATCTTCGGTGACCTCTATGGTATCCAATCTGGCCTGTTCAAACTCAGGGGGATTCACATAGCCCCGCACCACGCCAATTTTGTATGGCTGTAAATCAATCAGTGCGTCATAGGAAATATGACGCTCTTTCAGTGCGTAAAAGCCTAGTTCGTTAGCTGGAAGAGGGTCTGAATACTCAAACCACTGCTCCCTGTTTTTTCGATACCACCCAGTGTAGACCCCATCAAAATCCCCCGCCTGCGCCATACCATACGCCCTTTTCCAGGGTAAAAACTTCACTTCCACGTCATACCCGACTCGTTGAAAGGCGGTGAAGATAATCTCCGTAATAAACCCCTTACTCTCTAAATGCTCACCGTAATAAGGAGGGTACTCGGTCGCGGCCAGCACCACTTGGCGCTCCGCCGCTTCAGCGACGCGGAATAAAGCAAGACAGACTACTAGCACGATAACGCTATAGAACAGATTATTAGGCCTCACTCGATTAAAGCAGCGCCGCAAACAGGAGTCTCTTAGGAATAAAAGAGGCTTGCTGTGGCGTTTGGCTATGCGCTGATTACTGAGTGGAAGGGTCATACCAGAGGGCGTTTTTCGCTTATGGTTATTATCACCAATATAGCAGTAGTGGCGATTTTTTCGTACGCGCCTGACACCGACACAACTGATCCGCCAAAGCGATACCAAGCGCCGAAGTCGGCTTTACTCAGGTAATTAGCAGACCTAAAAGAGGCGCTCGCTCCAGTCGATCAAGCTAACCCAATACTTTGTAAGTTCTGCAAGCCTTTTACCCAAGATTACCAATCAAACGAGAGAGTTGCGCAATATTGCGACAATATGCGCATAAAAAGCGCTAAAATCCGTAAAAATAACTTGGCACGCTTCTAGCAATCTCTTAAGTGACAACGAGGCATAGAGACCTGTTACCCGGTCTCGAAAGAGAACCGGGACTTTAAAAGATAGAAAAGGAGATCGTTATGAAGACGCCAAAAACTTTTACGAAGAAACCTGCTTATGCTGCTCTTATTGCTGCGACCCTGGCTGGCGCGATGACCGTGGCCCCCGCTTACGCAGCTGGCGATAAAGTTAAAACGGAAGAGACTGTTAGTCAGCAAGCGGAAGAGATGAGTGCAGATGCGAAGAAATATTTCAAGGACGGTTGGACTGAAGGCAAGATTGAAACCGCCATTTTGTTCAACGAGAACCTGAGCGCGTTCGAAATTGACGCATCCGTAAACGGCTCCAACGCGACCCTGGTGGGAACAGTCAGTTCAGAGGTGGAGAAAGAGCTGGCGGAACAGATCACCCTGAGCGTAGAAGGCGTCAAGGATGTGGATAACCAGTTGCAGGTAGCCTCCACACCGGCCAAGAAGGAAAACGCGGATAACGAGAGTTTTAAAAGCTCCGTGGCTGACGCCACTATTACCGCTAAGGTAAAAATGAAGCTACTGGCCAACGAGTCGGTCGCCGGTCTTGATATAGATGTAGATACAGAGGGCCGCGTGGTAACGCTGAATGGCGCGGTGGATTCAGAGGCTGAGAAGGACCTTGCCGAGAAACTCGCCAGCAATGTCGACAATGTGGATTCCGTTAAAAACAAGTTGATGATCAACTAAATAACTGCATTCCATGCGCATAGACGTCAACAGGGCCCGAAGCCTCACGGCTTCGGGCTTTTTTCGCTGTCAGAATGATAACAATCAGATTTGCTTCAAAGCCCATATTGGACGACAGTTCCGCGTCCCGGCTTACCACCGGACCGTTGCGCCTCGCACATCCACATGGATAAATGGCCCGTGGTAGCTATTGGCGGAATATACGCCCAAACCGCCAATGAAGGATTTGTACTCCGGCGTTTCGGCAAACTGCTCAATCAGCTGCGCCAGATATTCTGCGTCGTTCTTGTCGACTTTACCGTCCTTATTCAGGTCATCCATTTTACCGTCTTTGGGGTCCTCATCGATAAAGACGTCCGCCGCTCCACCCCACTGATGGCGACTGTACATGGCGTTGCGAATGGAAGTGTTGTAGTACGGAGTGCGAAAGCCGCTCATAATAACGAACGATGAAACCGGCACACCCGCCACATTCACCTGCTCTGTCAAATACTCCAGCTTGAGCAGCAGCTTTTCCCTCAGCACCAGAAACTTGGGGAACTCTGAGGGTTGCCGACATAGAAACTGTTCCAAACGATAATTTGGCGTCAGTTCGATATCCAGCATGTCCTTGGTGACTTCGAGATAACCGGGAGGCGGAAGATAGATAGCCTGATTGAGATAGGCCTCACTAGGATAGTGACCTATCTGATAGCCATTCAACATCCCCTCTTCAACTTGGTTCGCCGGCACCAGAACAAACAGGTTCAAGGTGATTTGCGCCCCAGTGGATGGCCTGCGAATGGTCAAGCGACTGACCCCGGGATGCGCAGGAGCGTTCCAGCGATAACGATCGCCCGGCTCCTTGACGACATCGCCCTGGCCGCTTATTTCAATCTGCTCGCTCTCCGGCAGATTAATTTTGAAGACAAATTCTTCTGACGCCTGTAGAAATGCGGACATAACCCGATAGTCACTGGTTTCGCCTTTGAAGCTGATACTGAAGTCGACTTTACCGGGTTCAAATCCAAAAGCACGGGTCATCAGCAGACAGAGCGTAATGACCGTTAGTGCTCTAACCATTCATTATCCTCCGGCGCCAGCGTCTTTCCTTCAAACGCCATCTGCAGTCGGGCGTCTCTTCCATATACATCCTTACGGAATTGCGCTACGCCGGAGTCATCCATCCAGGCGGTCCAGTATTGCAGATGCACTGGAACCGGGCTCGGTAAACGCAGTGTCGTCGGCTCTCCCGACGCGAGTATTTTGTCCAGCTCAATGC contains:
- a CDS encoding mechanosensitive ion channel family protein, with amino-acid sequence MDIIEFEKAVDIVWSSIQEWAETALANLPSAIVALVFFFLFLYIAKALSNLTRRVLTRSLDSVEVANLLSTIVHIVLVAIGVFVSLGFVGLQGTVTSLLAGAGIIGLALGFAFQDLTENFIAGIFMGVRKPFRVGDIVATADIMGTVEAINLRNTHILTFSGQRVILPNKAVFTNKLTNYSITRQRRLEIQVGISYADDIDKAAKVITKAIDALNFNRNGTETQVFATGFGDSSINLVVWYWIDYPTGKVDFMTAQHKGVVAVKKALDEADILIPFPIRTLDFAAKGGLQLDQIISARTEEMESSAA
- a CDS encoding ABC transporter substrate-binding protein; the protein is MLVVCLALFRVAEAAERQVVLAATEYPPYYGEHLESKGFITEIIFTAFQRVGYDVEVKFLPWKRAYGMAQAGDFDGVYTGWYRKNREQWFEYSDPLPANELGFYALKERHISYDALIDLQPYKIGVVRGYVNPPEFEQARLDTIEVTEDRQNLLSLSRGWIDLVLIDKFMGQYIINTEFPDSANKFIWLDPPIKVENQYLMFSRKTKNFMKTSQDFNHGLKQLAQEGKIDAIISKHRLLWVTSKRE
- a CDS encoding BON domain-containing protein → MKTPKTFTKKPAYAALIAATLAGAMTVAPAYAAGDKVKTEETVSQQAEEMSADAKKYFKDGWTEGKIETAILFNENLSAFEIDASVNGSNATLVGTVSSEVEKELAEQITLSVEGVKDVDNQLQVASTPAKKENADNESFKSSVADATITAKVKMKLLANESVAGLDIDVDTEGRVVTLNGAVDSEAEKDLAEKLASNVDNVDSVKNKLMIN